A stretch of Petrotoga mexicana DSM 14811 DNA encodes these proteins:
- the rnr gene encoding ribonuclease R, with amino-acid sequence MNEDNLENLILEIIDKKPMIQKELYENLNAFQKSEKTIIRRILKKLLNEGKIIKDSQNRYRKLDENMAVGTIEFTKSGNMAFVQCPDGSEIAVKVENSGISLHKDLVLVEIIGKWRDLKEGRVVRILKRGLKYVVGEFVRKGIFGFVIPIDGKINTDFYVAPEGVGKAKNGQIVKAKITKYQSPTKNPEVEIVDVLGDKDDPSIDLPIVIFKHDLPEPGYFPPKVVQEAKELPNKLSENEIKGRKDFRKETIFTIDGDTAKDFDDAVGIKKLDNGNYLLGVHIADVSHYVKNNSALDREAYKRGTSVYLIDTVIPMLPFELSNWICSLVEGEDRLTMSLLMEIDPYGNLVNSKIYNGVIRSTKRLTYRKVNELLSDNCSEEVKKEIGFLKPDLEMMKELMEILGAKRKERGSIIDIESNEVYFEFDEKGYVKDIIPVERGISEEMIEEFMVLANETVASYFDVQGLPFIYRIHENPDPDVLLQLRNYLDMLGINVKFPQNIHPKVLQEILEKTKNHPLSKNIQMMLVRSMKRALYSEENVGHFGLASSSYTHFTSPIRRYPDLVVHRLLKEFIKHKGTLSKKEIKKYSEMLPEIAKNSSEMERVADQAEWDLIDMKKVEYISRHIGEVFWVYITGVTRFGLFVEIPQKMISGLIHISELSDDYYIYDERDNTLKGERTGNVYRIGDKLQAKVVRADKIGTEVDFVPYTEDDFEKLKKEHPHAKIKVNKKNKKKKKKS; translated from the coding sequence ATGAATGAAGACAACTTAGAAAATCTAATATTGGAAATAATAGATAAAAAGCCTATGATACAAAAAGAACTCTACGAAAATCTAAATGCATTTCAAAAATCAGAAAAGACTATAATCAGAAGAATACTAAAAAAACTCCTAAATGAAGGAAAAATAATTAAAGATTCACAAAACAGATACAGAAAATTAGATGAAAACATGGCTGTTGGAACCATCGAATTCACCAAAAGTGGAAATATGGCTTTTGTACAATGCCCAGATGGAAGCGAAATTGCTGTGAAGGTTGAAAATTCTGGAATCAGTTTGCATAAAGATTTAGTTTTGGTTGAAATAATAGGTAAATGGCGTGATTTAAAAGAAGGTAGGGTAGTTAGAATATTAAAAAGAGGGTTAAAATATGTGGTAGGTGAGTTCGTAAGAAAAGGGATCTTTGGATTCGTTATACCCATTGATGGAAAAATAAATACGGATTTTTACGTAGCTCCGGAAGGTGTAGGAAAAGCTAAAAACGGACAAATAGTGAAGGCAAAAATAACAAAGTACCAATCTCCCACAAAAAATCCAGAGGTCGAGATAGTAGATGTCCTTGGTGACAAAGATGACCCTTCCATAGATTTGCCTATAGTGATCTTCAAGCATGATTTACCTGAGCCAGGTTACTTCCCTCCAAAAGTGGTACAAGAGGCTAAAGAACTTCCAAATAAACTTTCTGAAAATGAAATTAAGGGAAGAAAAGATTTTAGAAAAGAAACTATATTTACTATCGATGGTGATACGGCAAAAGATTTTGATGATGCCGTTGGTATAAAAAAGTTAGATAACGGTAATTATTTACTCGGGGTACATATAGCAGATGTATCTCATTATGTAAAAAATAACAGTGCTCTTGATAGAGAGGCATACAAACGAGGTACAAGCGTTTACTTAATCGACACCGTTATCCCAATGCTTCCCTTTGAGTTATCCAACTGGATATGTTCTTTGGTTGAAGGTGAAGATAGATTGACAATGTCCCTACTAATGGAAATTGACCCTTATGGAAACTTGGTAAACTCAAAAATATACAATGGAGTGATAAGAAGTACCAAAAGATTGACCTATAGAAAAGTTAATGAACTCCTATCTGACAATTGTAGTGAAGAAGTAAAAAAAGAAATAGGCTTTTTAAAGCCAGATCTTGAGATGATGAAAGAACTGATGGAAATACTTGGTGCAAAAAGAAAAGAAAGAGGCTCGATAATTGACATTGAAAGCAACGAAGTATACTTTGAATTCGATGAAAAAGGCTATGTAAAGGATATCATCCCTGTGGAAAGAGGCATATCGGAAGAAATGATCGAAGAGTTCATGGTTTTGGCCAACGAAACAGTTGCTTCATACTTTGATGTTCAAGGCTTACCTTTTATATATAGAATCCACGAAAATCCGGATCCTGATGTATTGCTTCAGTTGCGAAATTATCTAGATATGTTGGGAATAAATGTAAAGTTTCCTCAAAATATTCATCCGAAGGTCCTACAGGAAATATTGGAAAAAACAAAGAATCATCCTTTAAGTAAAAATATTCAGATGATGCTTGTTAGGTCTATGAAGAGGGCATTGTACTCTGAAGAAAACGTGGGACATTTTGGTCTTGCTTCATCATCCTATACACATTTCACATCACCAATAAGAAGATACCCTGACTTAGTGGTTCATAGATTGCTGAAAGAGTTCATCAAACATAAAGGAACCCTTTCAAAGAAAGAAATAAAGAAGTATTCTGAAATGCTTCCTGAAATAGCTAAAAATTCTTCTGAAATGGAAAGGGTCGCAGACCAAGCTGAGTGGGATCTAATAGATATGAAAAAAGTTGAATACATTTCAAGACATATAGGAGAAGTCTTTTGGGTTTACATAACAGGCGTCACGCGATTTGGCTTATTCGTAGAAATACCCCAAAAGATGATAAGTGGATTGATACATATATCAGAGCTGAGCGATGATTATTATATCTACGATGAACGTGACAATACGTTGAAAGGTGAAAGAACCGGCAATGTTTATAGGATCGGAGATAAGTTACAAGCCAAAGTGGTAAGAGCGGATAAAATTGGAACGGAAGTAGATTTTGTTCCATATACGGAAGATGATTTTGAAAAATTGAAAAAGGAACATCCTCATGCCAAAATAAAAGTTAACAAAAAAAATAAGAAAAAAAAGAAAAAATCATAA
- the murB gene encoding UDP-N-acetylmuramate dehydrogenase: MISEDLKLSLYTDGCDIRQNEFLKYYTSFRIGGSVPYILFPRTLNAFVNALSQLVKRDIPFRIIGQGTNLIVSDDPLKFVVLSTKYLNKMNFEEKNNMDLIVEAQSGVSLSTLSFLLSEDGYSGLEFACGIPGSVGGGVYMNAGAYDGEMKDVVVETTVLDLKDGKIKTLNKCDLEFGYRTSILQKGSFVLLSTKFLLKKDDLKRIKSKLIDFSIRRWEKQPIDLPSAGSIFKRPKPDFFVGTTIENLGLKGFSIGEAQISTKHAGFIINKGNATFNDVISLIEYVKRIVKDEYKVDLEVEPEIWE, from the coding sequence ATGATTTCAGAAGATCTTAAACTTAGTTTGTACACAGATGGATGCGATATTAGACAAAATGAATTTCTCAAATATTATACGAGTTTTAGAATAGGAGGGTCTGTTCCATATATCTTATTCCCTAGAACTTTGAATGCTTTTGTGAATGCTTTATCGCAATTAGTTAAAAGGGACATTCCTTTCAGAATTATAGGTCAAGGAACCAACCTCATCGTAAGTGATGATCCTTTAAAATTTGTGGTACTTTCCACGAAATACTTAAATAAAATGAATTTTGAAGAAAAAAATAATATGGATTTGATTGTAGAAGCACAGAGCGGAGTGTCTTTATCTACTCTTTCTTTTTTGCTATCAGAAGATGGATACTCTGGACTTGAATTTGCTTGTGGTATTCCAGGAAGTGTAGGCGGTGGAGTTTACATGAATGCAGGAGCCTACGATGGTGAGATGAAGGATGTCGTTGTGGAAACAACGGTACTCGATTTAAAGGATGGAAAAATCAAGACTTTAAATAAATGTGATTTAGAGTTTGGTTATAGAACCAGTATTCTCCAGAAAGGTTCTTTCGTCCTTCTATCCACTAAATTCTTACTAAAAAAAGATGACCTTAAAAGGATCAAAAGTAAATTGATAGATTTTTCAATCCGCAGATGGGAGAAACAACCAATCGATTTACCATCTGCGGGAAGTATATTCAAACGCCCAAAACCAGATTTTTTTGTGGGTACTACGATAGAAAATTTAGGATTAAAAGGCTTTTCTATAGGCGAAGCTCAAATATCAACAAAACATGCAGGTTTTATAATCAACAAAGGTAACGCTACTTTCAATGATGTGATTTCATTAATTGAGTATGTAAAACGTATTGTAAAAGACGAATACAAGGTGGATCTAGAGGTTGAACCAGAGATTTGGGAATGA
- a CDS encoding sulfotransferase: MDNVFDKHCVFITSTGRTGTRFLAKSLSKMVEDCYAVHEPANVFIKDLKKWRDDIKRFGFYQMTVGQFLPSKSMCKLSTYRRRGKITDEKAKEYIKGLRKQILEETKESLYVESSNHLHGVIDLLGDVFPNSKVVFIIRDPRTWIRSAISSSVYLLYSKVDFSFLGMSMRAFHFKDDPYSMKWNSMSKFEKFAWYYNKLNTLVLESMKNKKNFKLYRYEDLFLGEKKEENFIDLLEFSTKFDDGFSRNYTFEPSFLKKKINSASDEYKIPHWKNWDKKKAQILQKHCGDLMDMFGYGKEPEWLEKLNSDYKEEYA; encoded by the coding sequence GTGGATAACGTTTTTGATAAACATTGTGTATTTATCACTTCAACCGGAAGAACAGGTACGAGATTCCTTGCAAAAAGTTTATCAAAAATGGTTGAAGATTGTTATGCGGTCCATGAACCTGCGAATGTGTTTATTAAAGATCTAAAAAAATGGAGAGATGATATAAAAAGGTTCGGTTTTTATCAAATGACCGTAGGGCAGTTTTTGCCTTCCAAATCCATGTGTAAGTTGAGTACTTACAGGAGAAGAGGGAAAATAACCGATGAAAAAGCAAAAGAGTATATAAAGGGTTTGAGAAAACAAATTTTGGAGGAAACAAAGGAAAGTTTGTACGTCGAATCAAGTAACCACCTTCACGGGGTTATAGATCTATTGGGAGATGTCTTTCCTAATAGTAAAGTCGTGTTTATTATAAGGGATCCAAGAACATGGATCCGTTCAGCTATAAGTTCCTCTGTTTATTTATTGTATAGTAAAGTTGATTTTTCATTTTTAGGAATGAGTATGAGAGCTTTCCATTTCAAAGACGATCCCTACTCGATGAAATGGAATAGCATGAGTAAATTTGAAAAGTTTGCCTGGTATTATAATAAACTGAATACTTTGGTATTAGAATCTATGAAAAATAAAAAGAATTTCAAATTATATCGATACGAAGACTTATTCCTCGGTGAGAAAAAAGAAGAGAATTTTATTGATCTATTAGAATTTTCCACGAAGTTTGATGATGGATTCAGCAGAAATTATACTTTTGAACCTTCTTTTCTAAAGAAAAAAATAAACTCTGCATCGGATGAATATAAGATACCACATTGGAAAAATTGGGATAAAAAGAAAGCGCAGATACTTCAAAAACATTGTGGGGATTTGATGGATATGTTCGGTTATGGAAAAGAACCTGAGTGGTTAGAAAAGTTGAATTCGGATTATAAAGAAGAGTACGCATAA
- a CDS encoding HAD family hydrolase: protein MRNLVFDLGNVLFKFNPDEILDGLFKDPIIKMKLKEAVFKTSIWKALDRGTLSFEEAKKIFIEKNPDLKEEIDILLQEWKNYLHPITENIEILPELKENNKLFILSNFHEEAFNYIRRKYSFFDIFDGMIISYKEKLLKPEKEIYQLLLNRYNLNPEETFFVDDIIENITAAEEVGIKGILYTDPESLREMLKRIDAL, encoded by the coding sequence TTGAGAAATCTCGTTTTTGATTTGGGAAATGTCCTTTTTAAATTCAATCCGGATGAGATTTTAGATGGTCTATTCAAAGATCCGATTATAAAAATGAAGTTAAAAGAGGCTGTTTTTAAAACAAGTATATGGAAAGCATTGGATAGGGGGACCTTGTCTTTTGAGGAAGCCAAAAAGATTTTCATCGAGAAAAATCCTGATTTAAAAGAAGAAATAGATATATTGCTCCAAGAATGGAAGAATTATCTTCATCCCATAACCGAAAACATAGAAATTCTACCTGAGTTGAAAGAAAACAACAAACTTTTCATATTGTCTAATTTTCATGAAGAAGCCTTCAATTATATAAGAAGAAAATACTCTTTTTTTGATATCTTTGATGGAATGATTATTTCCTACAAGGAGAAGCTATTGAAACCCGAAAAGGAAATTTATCAACTTTTGCTTAATAGGTATAATTTGAACCCAGAAGAAACCTTTTTTGTGGATGATATTATTGAGAATATAACGGCTGCCGAAGAAGTAGGAATTAAAGGTATATTATATACCGATCCTGAATCCTTGAGAGAAATGTTAAAAAGAATAGATGCCCTATAA
- a CDS encoding bifunctional aspartate carbamoyltransferase catalytic subunit/aspartate carbamoyltransferase regulatory subunit translates to MKNDFLGRSLTVMNDLTVEEQLFLYNQTKRLKTKWANKEDHTEFQIKNQTGIYIVFLEPSTRTKESFVNASKFHKNAKINIFESEHSSFNKKESYIDTFNMLTGYSDYSIFIIRSKLEGTCKLLDEKVSEFASRHNLPHPSFINAGDGKHEHPTQEILDEFTFLEQMDFSNEYIHIALIGDLLHGRTVHSKVEGLKIFKNVEVDLIAPEELQMPKHYISKMRQKGYNVRIFSSIEEYLKQGKKANIWYFTRLQLERMGEDILEKEHILRKSVTFTKEFLPLISENVKFYHPLPRHKTYPTIPTFLDPLPLNGWEKQAINGYWTRIILLSMFGGALTAPFDTSRKHLEINEDDFIIPAPIKDGKKGLLSEGKRGIKPIENGTVIDHIAKGQSPEKIYETIMKIRKILKFYNIDSADGIFRSADGRLKGYISLPDVHLSKKDIKKLSAISPNTTVNIIEGGRVKEKYRISLPPIIYGFEELRCKNENCITNPQNNENVQVSFIRNEENQLICEYCETPHTFEEIWGL, encoded by the coding sequence ATGAAAAATGATTTTTTAGGGAGAAGTTTAACGGTTATGAATGATTTAACGGTTGAAGAGCAGTTATTTCTTTACAACCAAACAAAAAGGTTAAAAACAAAATGGGCAAATAAAGAAGATCATACTGAGTTTCAAATAAAAAACCAAACAGGCATTTACATAGTATTCCTCGAACCAAGTACCAGAACCAAAGAATCCTTCGTTAATGCTTCTAAATTCCACAAAAACGCTAAAATCAACATCTTCGAATCCGAACACTCCTCATTTAATAAGAAAGAAAGTTATATAGATACCTTCAACATGTTAACTGGCTATTCAGATTATTCTATATTCATTATCAGATCAAAATTGGAAGGTACTTGTAAGTTACTAGACGAGAAGGTGTCAGAATTTGCTTCAAGGCATAACCTACCACATCCTTCTTTTATAAACGCTGGAGATGGTAAGCACGAACATCCTACTCAAGAGATTTTAGATGAATTCACATTTTTAGAACAGATGGATTTCAGCAACGAGTATATTCATATAGCTCTCATTGGTGATCTTCTTCATGGAAGGACGGTTCATTCCAAAGTTGAAGGTTTAAAAATATTTAAAAATGTGGAGGTTGATTTGATAGCGCCAGAAGAATTACAGATGCCAAAACACTATATTAGCAAAATGAGGCAAAAAGGGTACAACGTTAGAATCTTCTCGTCTATAGAAGAGTACCTAAAACAAGGTAAAAAAGCAAATATTTGGTATTTCACAAGGCTTCAATTAGAACGAATGGGGGAAGATATTCTAGAAAAAGAACATATTTTGAGAAAAAGTGTGACTTTTACAAAAGAATTTCTCCCCCTTATTTCCGAAAACGTAAAATTTTATCACCCTCTACCTCGTCACAAAACTTACCCCACTATTCCAACCTTCTTGGACCCCTTACCGCTTAATGGATGGGAAAAACAGGCAATAAACGGATATTGGACAAGGATAATCTTACTTTCTATGTTTGGTGGAGCTCTAACCGCCCCCTTTGATACCTCAAGAAAACATCTTGAAATTAATGAAGATGATTTCATTATCCCTGCTCCGATAAAAGATGGTAAAAAAGGGTTGTTAAGTGAAGGGAAAAGAGGGATCAAGCCGATTGAAAATGGAACTGTAATAGATCACATAGCCAAAGGACAAAGTCCAGAAAAGATATACGAGACGATCATGAAAATAAGGAAGATTTTAAAGTTTTATAATATTGATAGTGCAGACGGAATATTTAGATCAGCAGACGGTAGATTAAAGGGCTACATTAGTTTGCCTGACGTTCATCTATCAAAGAAAGATATAAAAAAGCTTTCAGCTATATCTCCAAATACAACTGTAAATATTATTGAAGGTGGAAGAGTCAAAGAAAAATATAGGATTTCTTTACCGCCTATTATATACGGTTTCGAAGAGTTAAGGTGTAAAAACGAAAACTGTATAACCAACCCTCAAAACAACGAAAACGTACAGGTTTCTTTCATTAGAAACGAAGAGAATCAGTTAATATGTGAATATTGTGAAACCCCTCATACCTTTGAAGAAATATGGGGTCTTTAA
- a CDS encoding ribonucleoside triphosphate reductase, translated as MDLDSIKDSLLLKPVTIKKGPEGDSRKENLIKEQKKRSLDNYSNTEKMSFDVRKTINEYIKKEDWRTNENSNTTYSYPGLYLHLAGSALANYVLNEIYPSEISQAHSSGALHIHDLSHGLVAYCAGWSLMDLIKKGFGGVEGKINAKPAKHLSALTGQMVNFLGVMQMEFAGAQAFNSVDTLLAPFVRADKLSYDEVKQFIQQMVFAMNVPSRWGSQPPFINFTLDWTVPDDLKNEPAIVGGKGIGVYGDYQKEMNMVNKAFLETMIEGDANGRIFSFPIPTYNITKEFNWEGENVDLLMEATAKYGLPYFQNFISSSLNPGDVRSMCCRLQLDLRELKNRGGGLFGSADKTGSIGVVTINLPRIGYISKTKEEYFENLKSMMDLAKTSLEIKRYVVEENLSKNLMPYTKVYLGHFNNHFSTIGIIGMHESLLNFMGRGIETTGGKEFAIEVLNYMRSVLKDYQEETGNLYNLEATPAEGASYRLAKKDKQLYPDIITSGDNEPYYTNSTFLPVGITEDPFEVLEHQAPLQTLYTSGTVLHIFLQEKPQASTLKTFIKKAFSQYPVPYMTITPTFSICETHGYIAGEHFECPICGKPTEVYSRVVGYYRPVKSWNKGKQQEFKERLEYNV; from the coding sequence ATGGATTTAGATTCTATCAAAGACAGTTTGTTGTTGAAACCCGTAACTATAAAGAAAGGTCCTGAAGGGGATTCAAGGAAAGAGAATTTAATTAAAGAACAGAAAAAACGCAGCTTAGACAATTATTCAAACACAGAAAAAATGAGTTTTGATGTAAGGAAAACGATAAATGAATACATTAAAAAGGAAGATTGGCGAACTAACGAAAATTCAAACACTACTTATTCCTATCCGGGTTTGTACTTACACTTAGCAGGCAGCGCTTTGGCAAATTATGTGTTAAATGAAATATACCCTTCAGAAATATCACAGGCTCATTCATCCGGCGCTTTACATATTCACGACTTATCCCATGGTCTAGTCGCTTACTGTGCAGGGTGGTCACTCATGGATCTAATAAAGAAAGGTTTTGGAGGTGTGGAAGGAAAAATTAATGCCAAACCTGCCAAACACCTATCTGCCTTAACTGGGCAAATGGTGAATTTTTTGGGTGTTATGCAAATGGAATTTGCAGGTGCTCAGGCTTTTAACTCCGTAGATACTTTACTTGCGCCCTTTGTGAGGGCAGATAAATTAAGTTATGACGAGGTGAAACAGTTCATTCAACAAATGGTCTTCGCAATGAACGTACCTTCTAGATGGGGATCACAACCACCTTTTATAAACTTCACGCTTGATTGGACAGTTCCTGATGATCTAAAAAATGAACCTGCAATTGTTGGCGGAAAGGGAATTGGAGTATATGGAGATTATCAAAAAGAGATGAATATGGTGAACAAAGCCTTCTTGGAAACTATGATTGAAGGAGATGCAAATGGCAGAATTTTTTCTTTCCCCATCCCAACTTACAATATTACCAAAGAATTTAATTGGGAAGGTGAAAATGTTGATTTATTGATGGAAGCCACAGCCAAATATGGGTTACCCTACTTCCAAAACTTTATCTCAAGTTCTTTGAATCCGGGCGATGTAAGAAGTATGTGCTGCAGGTTACAACTTGATCTAAGGGAATTAAAAAATAGAGGTGGAGGACTTTTTGGCTCAGCAGATAAAACAGGTTCCATAGGTGTAGTAACAATCAATCTTCCTCGAATAGGATATATATCTAAAACCAAAGAAGAATATTTTGAAAACTTAAAATCGATGATGGATTTAGCGAAAACTTCTTTAGAAATAAAAAGATACGTGGTAGAAGAAAATCTTTCCAAAAATCTTATGCCTTATACAAAAGTTTATTTGGGACATTTCAACAACCATTTTTCAACCATAGGAATAATAGGAATGCATGAATCACTTTTAAATTTCATGGGAAGAGGTATTGAAACCACTGGGGGAAAAGAATTTGCAATAGAAGTTTTGAATTATATGAGATCGGTTTTGAAAGATTATCAAGAAGAAACTGGAAACCTATACAACCTCGAGGCGACACCTGCAGAGGGAGCATCTTATCGGTTAGCTAAAAAAGATAAACAACTTTATCCTGACATAATAACTTCAGGTGATAATGAACCGTACTACACAAACTCGACATTTTTACCAGTCGGAATCACCGAAGACCCATTTGAAGTACTTGAACATCAAGCACCTTTGCAAACTTTATACACATCCGGTACAGTATTACATATCTTTTTGCAGGAAAAACCCCAAGCAAGTACTTTAAAAACTTTTATTAAAAAAGCTTTTAGTCAATACCCTGTTCCATATATGACCATAACGCCAACTTTTTCCATTTGCGAAACCCATGGTTACATTGCAGGAGAACATTTTGAATGTCCCATTTGTGGCAAACCTACCGAAGTTTATTCAAGGGTTGTTGGATATTACAGGCCTGTGAAAAGTTGGAATAAAGGAAAGCAGCAAGAATTCAAAGAAAGATTGGAGTATAACGTATGA
- a CDS encoding anaerobic ribonucleoside-triphosphate reductase activating protein: MKIASMQKVSFIDYPDKIAAVLFCPYCNLRCPYCHNPELVFFTGQLVNEESIFSYLKSRVGILEGVVITGGEPTLQKDIRDFIIKIKDMGFSVKLDTNGHNPKVLNTVIDIVDMIAIDIKTSCQKYKTIGGNCVILKESLNLLKDFKRDLILRTTLYPPMTTKDDLEEMKSIIPDDLKYSDWMYNEYRDIKTLEKYIKEHNEVTR, translated from the coding sequence ATGAAAATCGCATCTATGCAAAAAGTAAGCTTTATTGATTACCCGGACAAAATAGCTGCCGTGCTATTTTGTCCCTATTGTAACCTAAGATGCCCCTATTGTCATAATCCTGAATTAGTTTTTTTCACAGGCCAATTGGTTAACGAAGAAAGTATATTTTCTTATTTGAAATCAAGAGTCGGGATTTTAGAAGGGGTTGTCATCACCGGAGGAGAACCAACTCTACAAAAAGATATAAGAGATTTTATCATTAAAATAAAAGATATGGGATTTTCGGTAAAGCTTGATACCAACGGACACAATCCAAAAGTTTTAAATACGGTTATAGATATTGTAGATATGATTGCGATAGACATAAAAACCAGCTGTCAAAAGTATAAAACTATCGGTGGAAATTGTGTTATACTAAAAGAAAGCTTGAATCTACTAAAAGATTTCAAAAGGGATCTGATTTTAAGAACCACACTATACCCACCCATGACAACAAAAGACGATTTAGAAGAAATGAAATCAATTATACCAGATGATTTAAAATACTCAGATTGGATGTACAATGAATACAGAGACATTAAAACCCTTGAAAAATATATAAAAGAACACAACGAAGTAACAAGGTAA
- a CDS encoding fumarylacetoacetate hydrolase family protein translates to MKLVRFQKDGKISYGVLEENNIKVINGDIFDKFTVTDNVYTLNEVTLKAPCNPSKIVCVGLNYRDHAEEMKDKIPEEPVLFIKPSTAVIGPKESIIYPKMSNQVDYEAELAVIIKDKIKDIEEDHVKEHILGYTCFNDVTARDLQKKDGQWTRAKSFDTFAPFGPTIVTDIDPSNLNIQLLLNDQIKQNSNTNQLIFSVEKLVSFISKIMTLNPGDVIATGTPSGVGPMNVGDKVAVTIEKIGILENYVRNYASMH, encoded by the coding sequence ATGAAACTCGTCAGATTTCAAAAAGATGGAAAAATAAGTTACGGCGTGTTGGAAGAAAACAATATAAAAGTTATTAACGGCGATATCTTTGACAAATTCACAGTTACCGATAATGTCTACACCCTCAATGAGGTTACGTTAAAGGCTCCTTGTAATCCTAGCAAGATCGTTTGTGTTGGCTTAAACTATCGAGATCATGCGGAAGAAATGAAGGACAAAATCCCAGAAGAACCGGTTCTCTTCATAAAACCGTCAACGGCTGTGATTGGACCAAAAGAAAGTATTATATACCCAAAAATGAGCAATCAAGTAGATTATGAGGCAGAACTTGCGGTTATAATTAAAGACAAAATCAAAGACATAGAAGAAGACCACGTAAAAGAACATATCCTAGGGTATACTTGTTTTAACGATGTTACCGCTAGGGATTTGCAGAAGAAAGATGGACAGTGGACACGAGCAAAATCCTTTGATACTTTTGCGCCCTTTGGTCCCACAATTGTAACGGATATTGATCCAAGTAACCTAAATATCCAACTTTTACTCAACGATCAAATCAAGCAAAACTCAAATACTAATCAATTGATCTTTTCTGTGGAAAAACTCGTAAGTTTCATATCAAAAATAATGACCCTAAATCCGGGCGATGTAATTGCTACAGGCACACCCTCAGGTGTGGGACCGATGAATGTTGGAGATAAAGTGGCAGTTACAATAGAGAAAATAGGGATACTAGAAAATTATGTTAGAAACTATGCATCTATGCACTGA
- a CDS encoding CopG family transcriptional regulator, with protein MSDKVTLKIPKPLYDKLKSIVENTGYSSVTEFVVFVLRDLVSSEEIQQTKKNNKSTNQIETLTEEEIKAIKKRLKNLGYIDE; from the coding sequence ATGTCTGATAAGGTGACATTAAAAATACCAAAACCGTTGTATGATAAACTTAAATCCATAGTAGAAAATACTGGTTATTCCAGTGTTACAGAGTTTGTTGTGTTTGTGCTTAGAGATTTGGTGTCCTCTGAAGAAATCCAGCAAACCAAAAAGAATAACAAATCCACTAACCAAATTGAAACATTGACCGAAGAGGAAATAAAGGCGATCAAAAAAAGATTGAAGAATTTGGGTTATATAGATGAGTGA